The Enterobacter asburiae sequence GATATTGGTAACCAGCGTTGTTCTCCCACTGAGGCGTTCAGCGTTAATCAGGTATTTATCATTTTAATCTCAATTATTTTATCGTCGCTATTGATACGCTGGGATTTTTTCAAAAGGAATTAACAATGGACTGGCAAAGCGACAAACACGATCCTGCTACCGTTTGGTTTTCACTTTCTTCCCGTGCGGCAGAGCATGAGCAGGGAAAGCAGTGGCATATCGCGGCATTATTGTGGAAAGAGGCGGCGCAATATGCAAAAGTGCATCTGAATATCGAGTGGGCAAACCTGCGCGGTGAATTTTGTGCTTTACGTGCAAACAGGATGCCTAAATACAACGAGTAGGCTCTGCTATTATCGGATATTGCATGTTCCTCAGAGTGTTGAACCATGATAGAGAGTGTAATACTCGTTTTTAGTGTTTTACTGGGTGCCGTTATCGGCAGCTTTTGCAACGTCATTATTTATCGGCTCCCCTTGATTCTCCACGGTGAAGCACTTTCTTTATCGTGGCCTGCTTCCCATTGCCCCCGCTGTAAAAAACCCATTAAATTTCGTCACAATGTACCTCTGATTGGCTGGCTACTGCTGCGCGGACGCTGCGCCAGCTGTGGTCAGGCAATATCGTGGCGCTATCCGCTGGTTGAAGCGCTTATGGCGCTGCTGTACGGGGTGATTATCTGGCAGCAGGGCGTCACGCCGCAAAGCCTGTTCGACGTGCTTGCGGTGACGTTTTTGCTGCCGCTGCTGTTTATCGACCTGCGCACCATGCTCCTGCCCGATCGTCTGACGCTCCCGCTGCTGGCGTTGTCGTTGGCGTTTGCCGCCAGCGGCTATAGCCATGTCGAGCCAATGCAGGCATTAATCGCCGCTCTGCTGGGCTTTGGTGTGCCCTGGACGCTCTCTTTACTGTTCCGTTTGTTGCGCGGTCATGAAGGTATGGGGATGGGGGATATGAAACTGCTGGCGGCGCTCGGGGCGTGGCTTGGCCCGCTGGCGCTGCTGGATGTTTTTGTTGCCTCTACGCTGCTGGCGCTGGTCACGGCGCTGATTCTGTTGCGGATCAAGCCCGGTCAACCGTTTCCCTTCGGCCCGTATCCGATTATCGCCGCGATAGGGTGGGTGGTGTTATACCGATAAAAAAGCGCCGGAAGGAAGGGGCGATTTCCGGCGCAAAATGATAACGAAAGTGTAGGCAGGGAATGATAATGTGAGGCACGGGTCAATGAAGACCCGGCCAGAGTTAACTTACAGTATTATTTGCACTCTTTAGGCATGTTGGCAGCACCTTCTTTCTTCCAGACGCCCCAT is a genomic window containing:
- a CDS encoding ANR family transcriptional regulator, which produces MDWQSDKHDPATVWFSLSSRAAEHEQGKQWHIAALLWKEAAQYAKVHLNIEWANLRGEFCALRANRMPKYNE
- a CDS encoding prepilin peptidase; this translates as MIESVILVFSVLLGAVIGSFCNVIIYRLPLILHGEALSLSWPASHCPRCKKPIKFRHNVPLIGWLLLRGRCASCGQAISWRYPLVEALMALLYGVIIWQQGVTPQSLFDVLAVTFLLPLLFIDLRTMLLPDRLTLPLLALSLAFAASGYSHVEPMQALIAALLGFGVPWTLSLLFRLLRGHEGMGMGDMKLLAALGAWLGPLALLDVFVASTLLALVTALILLRIKPGQPFPFGPYPIIAAIGWVVLYR